TTCATGTCTTTTTGCTCGTTATTTTCTGTGATATAATATGATGTTTGCGTAAAATATTAACAACCTTTAGTCAGAATGAAATAGTAATTAGTAATTATTGCTAGAGTCATGATATAAGAAAATTAAAAACGACCATCAAGCCCTTAAGCCATGAAGGTCGTTTTTAATGTTTTTGTAAGTTTCCGCTTATTTCTTCAGGAAGCAGGTTTTAAGAACAATGCTGCTTCCGTCTATTTTGCAGTCTACCTCTTCGGGTACTTCGGTAAGACGGATGCTTTTTACTTTTGTTCCTCTTTTAATGACCATTGAGGAACCTTTTACTTTAAGGTCTTTGATTACGGTTACAGAATCGCCATCCATCAGTTCGGCCCCGTTGCTGTCACGGGGTACATCGGGAGTTGTTTCCGCCGCAGCGCTTTCTGCGTTGAACTCGTGGGAACAGTCGGGACATACGTAAAGGGAACCGTCAAAATAGGTGTTTTCACCCTGACAGTTTGGGCAATTTGGAATTTCGTTCATTCTGTTTTTTGATTGAATTTATATATTAAAAAACTAAAAGCGGATTTCAAAAAAAAAAGAGACAGCCTCTGTTGTCTCTTCCATCGAGCAATCCGCCTGGGATTATTCCTCGAAGGGTTTATGCCTTTGACTACAAGTTGTTTTCTAAACTACAAAAAAAACATAAATTTGTCTGATTGGCATTACGGGGGTCAAAACTACTACATTCCTTTCAATTTGCCAAATTTATATGATTAAAAGAGGTTTTTTGGCGAAATGTGCAAACTTAATGATTTATCAGAGGAATCCATAATTGATTGATAAATAATGTTCGTGTTTTATTTATAATTAAAATAATTAATATGCAAGCATCGCTTTAATTGAAAATCATTATTCTAGTCTTGTTGGTTTGATAATTGAGAAACTTTTATTAGCTTTGTAAGTGCTAATATAATAGCAATATATATATGATAAATAGTATAAATGATAATATATTGTCACTTATAGGTAGAACACCTGATTTATTAATTGGGGGTGTTGCCGAACGTGTTAAGCAGAGACGGTTGGAAAAAGGATGGACACAGAAGATGCTTGCCACAAAAGCAGGGGTCTCTTTGGCCTCTTATAGGCGCTTTGAGTTGTCTGGAGAGATATCCTTACGTTCATTAGTGATGCTTGCTTTTGCATTGGATATGACAGATGAATTTGAAACTCTTTTCAATAAAAAGACATATCAAAGTATTGATGATATAATTAAAGCAGAGCAGCCGAAACAACGAAAACGAGGAAATATAAATGAATAATATTTCAATAATAGAGGTCTTTATGTCAGATAGGCGTGTAGGGCGAATGGCTCTTACCCCTGAAGGGTTATGCGGCTTTGAATATGATGCAGGCTGGATACAGACCGGATTTTCAATATCCCCATTCTATCTTCCATTGAACCCCGGATTGATAATGGCCAAGCGAGATCCGTTTAATGGCAACTTCGGAGTGTTCGATGACAGTTTGCCGGATGGATGGGGCAATCTTCTGCTTGACCGTTATTTGCAACAAAAAGGAGTAGATCCTTATAAACTTAATGTTTTAGAACGACTGTCACTCATAGGTTCTATAGGGCGTGGTGCATTGGAATATCACCCGGACAAAAGTATTGTTACTGATGATATGTTTCTCAACTTTGATAGTTTGGCAAAAGAGGCTGAAAAGATACTTGAAAGTAAGGAGGGTACAGATTCGGTAGACTTGCTCTATAAGTATGGTGGTTCATCGGGTGGAGCTCGTCCCAAAGTATTTGCCAAGATAGATGGTTGTGAGTGGCTTGTGAAGTTTAAGGCAATAAACGATCCTGTAAATGTGGGAGAAATAGAGTACAATTACTCGCTGCTCGCAGGTGAGTGCGGAATTCAAATGGCAGAAACTCGCTTGTTTAATGACCGTTATTTTGGAGTCAAACGATTCGATAGAACTTCTCAAGGTAAGATTCATACAATAAGTGCTGCAGGATTGCTACATGCAAATTATAGAATTCCGAGTTTGGACTACTCTTTGCTGCTAAAACTAACGTTAAATCTCACTAAAGATATGGAGCAGGTAGCCGATATGTTTCGTTTGATGGTCTTTAATGTTCTTATTTCAAATCGGGACGACCATGCTAAAAACTTCTCTTTTCAATGGGTTAACGGAGCGTGGAAGCTTTCACCCGCATATGACTTGTTGCCAAGCAGTGGATTTAACGGTTATCATACCACAACAATAAACGGCAAAGGAGAACCTGCGCTTTCTGATATCATAACTGTTGCTTCGGAAGTTGGTATACAAAAACAAAATGCAATACAGTCAGTGCTGGAAATATCGCAAATATGTTCCGAACGTAAATGCTTAAACTACAGGCTTAAATGATGAAAATATGAGTAGGAATGTAGATAGAATAATTACGATATGATCAAAGGTTTTGCAGGCCGGCTAAAAGAAAAGTAGATTCCAATAAAAAAGAGACAACATTCGTTGTCTCTTTTTTAAGTGATCCGCCTGGGGCTCGAACCCAGGACCCCAACATTAAAAGTGTTGTGCTCTACCTGCTGAGCTAGCGAATCAGTCCTTACTTGTTGTAAGCGGGTGCAAAGATACAACTATTTTGTAAAACACCAAACTATTCGAAGGTTTTTTATTATCTTTGTGTCAAATATCAACTCTATACTTTATATATATGGCTGACGATAAAAAGATTATTTTTTCAATGGTGGGGGTGAGCAAAGCCTTCCAACCGAACAAACAAGTACTTAAAGACATCTATCTATCTTTCTTTTATGGAGCAAAGATTGGTATCATCGGTCTGAATGGATCGGGTAAATCGACTCTGCTGAAGATTATTGCCGGACTGGAAAAGTCTTATCAGGGAGAAGTGGTCTTTTCACCGGGTTATTCTGTGGGCTATCTGGCACAGGAACCTTACCTTGATGATACAAAAACCGTGAAGGAGATTGTAATGGAGGGAGTACAGAGTACTGTTGATGCATTGAACGAATACGAGGCGATTAACCTGAAGTTTGGTGAGCCCGAGTATTATGAGGATCAAGACAAAATGGACGCTCTGTTTGCCCGCCAGGCTGAGCTGCAAGATATAATTGATGCTACCGATGCATGGAATCTGGACTCTAAACTGGAACGTGCAATGGATGCGCTTCGCTGTCCGCCGGAAGACCAATCGGTGAAGAACTTATCGGGAGGGGAACGCAGACGTGTGGCTCTGTGCCGCCTGCTGCTTCAGAAACCGGACATCTTGTTGCTGGATGAGCCTACCAACCACCTCGACGCAGAATCGATAGACTGGTTG
The Bacteroides sedimenti genome window above contains:
- a CDS encoding zinc ribbon domain-containing protein YjdM, producing the protein MNEIPNCPNCQGENTYFDGSLYVCPDCSHEFNAESAAAETTPDVPRDSNGAELMDGDSVTVIKDLKVKGSSMVIKRGTKVKSIRLTEVPEEVDCKIDGSSIVLKTCFLKK
- a CDS encoding type II toxin-antitoxin system HipA family toxin, which translates into the protein MNNISIIEVFMSDRRVGRMALTPEGLCGFEYDAGWIQTGFSISPFYLPLNPGLIMAKRDPFNGNFGVFDDSLPDGWGNLLLDRYLQQKGVDPYKLNVLERLSLIGSIGRGALEYHPDKSIVTDDMFLNFDSLAKEAEKILESKEGTDSVDLLYKYGGSSGGARPKVFAKIDGCEWLVKFKAINDPVNVGEIEYNYSLLAGECGIQMAETRLFNDRYFGVKRFDRTSQGKIHTISAAGLLHANYRIPSLDYSLLLKLTLNLTKDMEQVADMFRLMVFNVLISNRDDHAKNFSFQWVNGAWKLSPAYDLLPSSGFNGYHTTTINGKGEPALSDIITVASEVGIQKQNAIQSVLEISQICSERKCLNYRLK
- a CDS encoding helix-turn-helix domain-containing protein; protein product: MINSINDNILSLIGRTPDLLIGGVAERVKQRRLEKGWTQKMLATKAGVSLASYRRFELSGEISLRSLVMLAFALDMTDEFETLFNKKTYQSIDDIIKAEQPKQRKRGNINE